The genomic segment TACTTAATTTGGGGCCGCGGAATGGGGGGCAGAGGGGCTTTGAATCGCTTTAAATAAAATGTCCGATAATTTCGGAAGAAGAAAAGACGGTTCAGAGACGCTCTGAGGGCTTGAGCATTTCGTTCAGAGAGCCGGAGCGGAAGCCCTGCAGGTCGAGGGTGATATATTGAAAGCCGAGGGATTTGAGTGTTTCGACAATTTTATTTCGACAGGATTCCTCTGTGAGTTTTTGGATTTGATTGGAAGGGACCTCGATTCGAGCCAGAATGCCGTGATGTCGGACACGAAGCTCAGAAAGCCCCAATGAGCGGAGGAAGTCTTCCGCCTGTTCGACCTGATGCAGTTTTTCTTCGGTGATTTCAATCCCGTAGGCAATGCGCGAAGCCAGACAGGGCGAGGCAGGCAGGTCTGCGGTCGGCAGATTCATCTGCCGGCTGAGGAATCGGATATCTTCTTTGGTTAATTGTGCCTCCATCAGGGGAGTCAGAATATTCAGAGCGGCAACGGCCCGCGAGCCCGGCCTGTAATCGTTTTGGTCATCCCAATTGCTGCCGCAGGCCAGAA from the Anaerohalosphaeraceae bacterium genome contains:
- the larE gene encoding ATP-dependent sacrificial sulfur transferase LarE gives rise to the protein MTPNEKYQHLQIRLRALQKLAVAFSGGVDSTFLLAAAAQTLGPQNVLACIGISPSLPQSQLKQARRIAEQLQIRLLEILLTELNDPNYTANRQDRCFHCKSHQMLTIRRRAEQEGFSLLACGSNWDDQNDYRPGSRAVAALNILTPLMEAQLTKEDIRFLSRQMNLPTADLPASPCLASRIAYGIEITEEKLHQVEQAEDFLRSLGLSELRVRHHGILARIEVPSNQIQKLTEESCRNKIVETLKSLGFQYITLDLQGFRSGSLNEMLKPSERL